DNA sequence from the Antarctobacter heliothermus genome:
GATCCGCAGCCGTTCCGGCATCGAACGGCGCCATTTCGCGGCCGAAGGCCAGACCACATCGGATCTTGCCACGCGCGCGGCGCGGGCCGCTCTGGCGGATGCCGGCATCTCTGCCGACTCGATCGATGCGCTAATCGTCGCCACATCGACTGCCGACCTGACCTTCCCTTCTGCTGCGACCATGGTGCAGGCCGAATTGGGCATGACCAGCGGGTTTGCCTTTGACGTGCAGGCGGTCTGTGCCGGGTTCATTTATGCATTGGCCAATGCCAACGCGCTGATCGTATCCGGTCAGGCCAAGCGCATTCTGGTGATCGGCGCAGAGACGTTTTCGCGCATCATGGACTGGACGGACCGCGGCACCTGCGTCCTGTTTGGTGATGGCGCAGGTGCGCTGATACTAGAAGCCTCGGCAGGTGAAGGCACCAAGGCAGATCGTGGCATCCTGGCGACGGACCTGAACAGCGACGGCCGGTTCCGCGATATCCTGTATGTCGATGGCGGTGTGAGCAAACAGAACACTGGATTCCTTCGTATGCAGGGCAAGGAAGTCTTTCGCCACGCTGTTGAAAAACTTGCGTCCACGGCCATAACGGCCATGGAAAAGGCGGGCATCTCGTCGGATGAAGTTGACTGGGTCGTCCCACACCAGGCCAATATCCGCATCATCAATGGTACGGCCAAAAAGCTGGGCCTGCCGATGGAGCGGGTTGTCGTGACCGTTCAGGACCACGGCAACACCTCTGCCGCCTCGATTCCGCTGGCCCTGTCGGTCGGAAAGGCGCGCGGCCAGATCAAGTCTGGGGACGTTGTGGTGACAGAGGCAATCGGCGGCGGACTGGCTTGGGGATCGGTTGTCCTGCGCTGGTAAATGTTGAAAAACACTGCCAACACTCACAACTGACCCGGAATGTTGCAGTTAAGCGTTTAACGAGCGGATAAATTGCTTGCCGCAAGTCATTGATATTGACTTGTGATTTTTCGTACCAATAATCCGAATGACACACTGGGAGGGACGATCATGGGTGAAAAGACGCTGACGCGCATGGACCTGAGCGAAGCAGTCTTCCGCGAGGTTGGTCTGTCGCGCAACGAAAGTGCCGAATTGGTCGAGGCGGTCCTGCAGCACATGTCGGATTCGCTGGTTGCCGGCGAACAGGTCAAGATCTCGTCATTCGGCACCTTTTCGGTCCGGGACAAGGCGGCGCGCGTGGGTCGCAACCCCAAGACCGGCCAAGAGGTTCCGATCCAACCACGACGCGTTCTGACGTTTCGCCCTTCGCACTTGATGAAAGACCGCGTGGCTGCGGGCAACAAGCGCTGAGGCGCAGATGATGCCCAAGTCCAGGGACGCATTTCGCACCATTTCAGAAGTGGCCGATTGGCTGGAAACGCCTGCACATGTGCTGCGCTTTTGGGAAAGTAAATTCAGCCAGGTCAAACCGGTCAAGCGGGCTGGCGGTCGTCGGTACTATCGTCCAGCAGATATGGAATTGTTGGGTGGAATCAAGAAGTTGCTGCATGATGATGGCATGACCATCAAAGGCGTGCAGAAGGTCCTGCGCGAACAGGGCGTGCGCCATGTCTCGTCGCTTGCGGCGCAGTCAGCAGACGAGGACGGAACCGCTAACACCGACCTAATCGAGGACGCGCCCTACACCGAAGTGCCGTTAAACGATACCGAAGGCGAGGTTTTGACATTCCCGTTGGAAGCAGTTGGCCCACGGGCCGATGCCCCCTCTGTGCCCCAGTCAATTGCGCGGGAACCAGAGCCGGAAGAGCCAGAACCGGCGGAGCCTGTCGCCATGACCGAACCGCCCATTGAGACCGACCTACCGGACTCTGAACAGGACGTCGAACAGCCGGATATCGAATACGCAGATGACGTCGCGCCCGACAAGGTGGCGATGACCGCAGCACCGCGTGAACTTGAAACCTCTGAGGACGCCGATCCGTCAGTGGTCGACGACAGTGGCCCGATGAATCCGTCCCCGGACGACCCTGAATCGCCGGTGATCGCCGGACCTGAGTCGGCTCCTATGGATCCCATGCCAGAATCGCACGAAGAGAATGCGTCAGACGTAACGGACGGCAAAGAGGATTCGGAAGCACAAGCCGCCAGTTCAGCAGCGTCTGCGATCGTCACCGACTCCGCTGAGACGGTCGCGCCAGAAACAGAACCAGAGTCAGAAACGGTCCTACCGGACCTACCTGAAATGCCGTTCGACGAGACGCCGATTGCTGCAACGGTGGAGGATGCGTCCCCAGAACCTGTTGATGATCCTCAGATTGAACCCGTCAAGACAAGTGACCGGCGAATTCCGCTCGATCTGCCTGATTTCAGTGTGTCCGAAACCCCGCCACCCGCCGCCGCGCCAGTCGTCCGCTCCGGCATCGGCCCGCTTGGTCAAATCGCGCGAATCGCCACCCTGACAGCCGCGCAGAAAGCCGCGCTGAGCGCGCAACTTCCCGCACTCGAAGCGCTTAGGGATCGGCTGTCTTCACCGCTTTCCTGAGCCTCTGATTTTTCGTTGTGAGGGGTTGCTCTTGACGAAAAAAAGCGTAAACCACCCCGACACGTCGGGCTATGGCGCAGTCTGGTAGCGCGTCCGTCTGGGGGACGGAAGGTCGCAGGTTCGAGTCCTGCTAGCCCGACCATTTTTCCAAAACACCCCAGTTCTATGACCACCCCCTTGGGTGCGCGCCCCGCGTGGGATCAGGTGAATGCATCCCTGTGAGTTGTTTTTCCCATCTCCCCGCGCGACCGCGCGCAACGCGGCGCTTTTACGCTCCAACTCTCTGCAACTCCTTGCTAAGACAGATGAAACGAGGGGACAGCGATGACCGGGGTTCTACCCAGCCAAGAAATCGAAACGCTGATTGCGCAGGGCGCGATTGCCGCCGATGTGCCGTTTGTCGACGGACAAGTGCAACCGGCGAGCCTTGATCTGCGGCTGGGCCAGGTTGCCTACCGGGTGCGGGCGTCCTTTCTGGCCGGTCAGGGGCGCAGTGTTGCAGACCGCATTGACGAGTTCGAGATGCATAGGATCGAACTGGGGTCCGGC
Encoded proteins:
- a CDS encoding beta-ketoacyl-ACP synthase III, whose amino-acid sequence is MTIRAVVTGVGHYLPDRVVENAEFEKTLETTDDWIRSRSGIERRHFAAEGQTTSDLATRAARAALADAGISADSIDALIVATSTADLTFPSAATMVQAELGMTSGFAFDVQAVCAGFIYALANANALIVSGQAKRILVIGAETFSRIMDWTDRGTCVLFGDGAGALILEASAGEGTKADRGILATDLNSDGRFRDILYVDGGVSKQNTGFLRMQGKEVFRHAVEKLASTAITAMEKAGISSDEVDWVVPHQANIRIINGTAKKLGLPMERVVVTVQDHGNTSAASIPLALSVGKARGQIKSGDVVVTEAIGGGLAWGSVVLRW
- the ihfA gene encoding integration host factor subunit alpha; this translates as MGEKTLTRMDLSEAVFREVGLSRNESAELVEAVLQHMSDSLVAGEQVKISSFGTFSVRDKAARVGRNPKTGQEVPIQPRRVLTFRPSHLMKDRVAAGNKR
- a CDS encoding MerR family transcriptional regulator; the protein is MMPKSRDAFRTISEVADWLETPAHVLRFWESKFSQVKPVKRAGGRRYYRPADMELLGGIKKLLHDDGMTIKGVQKVLREQGVRHVSSLAAQSADEDGTANTDLIEDAPYTEVPLNDTEGEVLTFPLEAVGPRADAPSVPQSIAREPEPEEPEPAEPVAMTEPPIETDLPDSEQDVEQPDIEYADDVAPDKVAMTAAPRELETSEDADPSVVDDSGPMNPSPDDPESPVIAGPESAPMDPMPESHEENASDVTDGKEDSEAQAASSAASAIVTDSAETVAPETEPESETVLPDLPEMPFDETPIAATVEDASPEPVDDPQIEPVKTSDRRIPLDLPDFSVSETPPPAAAPVVRSGIGPLGQIARIATLTAAQKAALSAQLPALEALRDRLSSPLS